The DNA sequence AAGAATGTTGGTTGTGCCCTGAAGGTGGAAAAAGATGAGATGAAACCAGCTTCCTTTTAGGATGTAGCAATAAGTTGTAGGTAACTAAATTTAAAAGGCTATTGCTACCCAGATCCGATGAGATTTtccaacccaagaaaaaaataaatctaatGAGATTTCAATACATAGAATCTATCCAGATTATTTTGCAAAGTCAAGGATCTCTTCATCTTATCATATCATTCAATAAAATACATGCATGACCTACTATTGAAAGGCTCCAAAATCTCTATAGATTCTAAAGTAGCCGAAACTTGTGGTCACAACTCTCATTGGCTGTCCTTGAGATAGTGGCATGCAGCCCTAGTGACTCAATTTGGAGTCTATTTCATGGGCTGATCCAGGGCTTACCCGGGTAGAGAGTGCTTCAGACACTTGGTCAATGGATTAAGTTCCTATGATGGTACTTAAGTTACAGATCTATTACCATCTTTCTTACTTTTCGAGAAGGTTGTGGTTCTCTTGTTCTCTCATTCTAGCCTTCTGTGGATCTTTTCCCCTGTAAGGTTCCTAGGGGATCCCTTGAACAcacacatgaaaaaaaaaaaaggtctgtTTCATAGTAAGGCAATGCCAATTCACCTAAGAGGTTATTGGCCAGTAGCCCTTGGAGTTAGTTAGGATGTAGCGGTTGGTGTATCATCTTTGTTTAATTGTTTTCCCTTCATGCATCACCTGGTTTTTTATGTATCATCATTTAATTGTTTTAGTGTTTAAATGGGGTCCTCGGCCCTTTTTGTCTACCTTTTGGGTTTTGTCAATGTACTCTGCTTTATCACTTAACTAATTTTCCgttcacctaaaaaaaatataacggCTCAAAGATCAATGCCCAAGCTTGCTCaccggttttttttttttttctttttctttggggtttcttttcttgttttgccTTGTAAAGAATAGTGTCAATCAAATTAAAGGAATAAAGTgtctgtttttcttttaaaggTCCTTTCACTCTTTTGGTACATTTGGAGGGCCAAAAACCAAGATTTGGGACCATCATAATGAGGTTACGAATGTTTTCTAAGCAATTTACTCAATGGAGAAAAGGTGGAAAAACTATATGCGAAAACATCACATTCTTTTGATGTTTAAGCACTACTTGTCAAATATTTATGAGGAAATCATATAGTCACTAAAGCATGATCTATTGCATGCCTGCACAAATGTTCAGAAATAGAGTTAGTTTTGGAATCTATTTGGAGACCTTACCATCCTACTTGGCATTCCAAATGTTACTACTGACAAACTCTCCTTGAACAATTTTATTACTTGCTTTATgccaagaaatgaaaatttatctCAAGTAGAAACTGATTTATGTTCCAACTTCATATTGTTCATATAGTGATCCTTGCATAAGTTCTACATCTCTTAGCTGCGCACATTATTATCCTTCTCAGACCatgcagtggcaggagcctcgtgtaCATTATTACCCTTCTCGGATCCtacagtggcaggagcctcgtgcactagtaCATTCTCttagaaaaagaaatttaaaagtGGGTTGGGTGGTGGGAAGAGCAGTATCACAGACCAGTATGAGGAGATGATATGATGGGTTGGCTGAGCAGAATAAAACGAGAAAGAAAAAGCATTTGGGCCTACTGTGTTTCAACATTAGTCCCAGTTgattatttttcaaattgaaAGCTTAGCACTTGGTTCAGTCTGATTTGAGTTGGGAATCAAGCCATCATTTTAATTGTATAGAAGATGAAAAGCAGAGTAGAAACCTTTTCTTCACTTAGTGTTTTCCCTCTTTAATCATTTTTCTATGGTATTGCAGCTTATCCATTTCTTCCCCCATGCttcattctttcttgtttataTATTCTTAAAACAATAAACAATGAAAATCTCAGTAATGGGCAATTGTGATCTCTATACTCTTTTCAAGTCCACTGATTACAGAAAAATGGTAAGAAGCTCAGAAAGGTTTTCTTAGTATACTTTTATTTCTCTATTAGTTGTTCTCAAGTCTCAAACATCCTCAGAACTCAACCTCAAGGTCCTCAATACAAGTTTTCATGGACTTAGAGGCTTCAAATAGATTGGAACCCCATGTTTAGGCTTAAGAGTAAGAACACTGATTGGTGCATGGcgataattttttgaaattgtGAAGCTAAATTGCGCTATCAGCATGGACAATATAACCTTAGCTTCCATAATTGCGAAGGTCTGCCCAATACAGTTCCTAGGCCCCGATGCAAAGGGCATGAAAGGCCGCCCAAATGACTTGGCAGCAAATCTCTCTGGGTTGAATTCATGTACATCTTTGCCCCACAATTCTTCATCGTGATGAATTGTAAGTACTGGAATCCAAATCGAAAGCCCCTTCGGTATAAGAAGTTCACCCAATTTGATATCCTCAAAGGCCATTCGAGGGAGAAGGGAAGCCGGTGGGTATAGCCTAAGGGACTCATTGATCACCATGTTCAACTGCAGAGAGAAGAGTGTTAATTATATAAAGCAATAACTAAAGCTTGACAAagaaatccaaaaccttatacCATAATCTgatgcttaccacactcagccTGGAGAGTTGATCAGTTGAGGGAGCTTCTCCATTGCAGACCTGGAACACCTCTTCACGGACCTTATCTTGCCAAGATGGATTTGTCGCAAGAAGCATAACAGTCCATGTGAGAAGCAGTGCAGTGGTCTCATGCCCTGCAAAGAAGAAAGTCTTACATTCATCCATAACCATCTCAAGAGTATAACTGAACCCACTTGCTCTCTTCTTCTGGGTCTCTTCAAGAAGCATCCCCAACAAATCACTTCCATAAGACGAGCTACGACCAATCTCAACacattcttttctcctctcaATGATCTCCATCAATAGTTTCTCCACTTCCATCTTCAAAGCTTTGATCTCTTTATTGAATTTGCTAGGAAAGAACCTAAACAACCAAATACAAGATCAATTTGAGCACttgaatataagacaaaatGATTTTCCTTAGTGTCTTAGACCGAAACGCAACTTTGATAGTGATAGGGAAAACAGAGGAAAGGAACATTGAACATTAAAGGGAAGAATATTGAAATATGGAAGTGGTGGTAGCATTCTGAGTGTCTGCCACAGAATTAAGAGACAGATAATCTTTACCGACCATATGGAGAAGAAACGACAACTTACCGGCTACCGGGTAGGCATACGTAACGGTTTGATTGAGCACAGAGATGTTGCAGTGAAGTAAGATGATGGAAAATTTGTTTCCCCTTCTCAT is a window from the Macadamia integrifolia cultivar HAES 741 chromosome 5, SCU_Mint_v3, whole genome shotgun sequence genome containing:
- the LOC122080059 gene encoding cytokinin hydroxylase-like is translated as MATILILAVLFPLVFFFLKVAYEIITCYWLTPRRIKKKMEKQGVYGPKPRFLVGNIPDMATLIGNSTSKDMDWIDHNIVGRLMPHYVAWSKQYGKRFIYWVGSEPRMCLTEIDMIKELLSSKYCQVSGKSWIQRQGTKHFIGKGLLMANGNDWYHQRHIAAPAFMAEKLKRNMGYMVECTKQMLETLVAVVKSGETEIEIGEYMTHLTADVISRTEFDSSYEKGKQIFHHLTSLQHLCAQSNRYVCLPGSRFFPSKFNKEIKALKMEVEKLLMEIIERRKECVEIGRSSSYGSDLLGMLLEETQKKRASGFSYTLEMVMDECKTFFFAGHETTALLLTWTVMLLATNPSWQDKVREEVFQVCNGEAPSTDQLSRLSVLNMVINESLRLYPPASLLPRMAFEDIKLGELLIPKGLSIWIPVLTIHHDEELWGKDVHEFNPERFAAKSFGRPFMPFASGPRNCIGQTFAIMEAKVILSMLIAQFSFTISKNYRHAPISVLTLKPKHGVPIYLKPLSP